The Streptomyces sp. CC0208 genome window below encodes:
- a CDS encoding 3'-5' exonuclease, whose protein sequence is MGWHRELLIGFDLETTGTDPREARIVTAAVIELRDGQSLGRREWLADPGMEIPADAVAVHGISNERAAAEGRPADQVADAIADVLTTYWKTGVPVVAYNAAFDLSLLSAELRRYGLPSLRERLGGLDPAPVIDPYTIDRSVDRYRRGKRNLEAVCTEYGVALDTAHDACADALAAARLACAIAVRHPKVAALGPAELHHRQIEWYAEWAADFQSFLRRKGDATAVVDGVWPLREPADETV, encoded by the coding sequence ATGGGCTGGCACCGAGAGCTGCTGATCGGCTTCGACCTGGAGACCACCGGCACCGATCCGCGCGAGGCGCGCATCGTCACGGCTGCCGTGATCGAGCTCAGGGACGGGCAGTCCCTGGGGCGCCGGGAGTGGCTGGCGGATCCGGGCATGGAGATCCCGGCGGACGCCGTGGCGGTCCACGGGATCAGCAACGAGCGGGCGGCCGCCGAGGGCCGCCCCGCCGACCAGGTCGCCGACGCCATCGCGGACGTCCTCACGACCTACTGGAAGACGGGCGTCCCGGTCGTCGCCTACAACGCCGCCTTCGACCTGAGCCTCCTCTCCGCCGAACTGCGCCGCTACGGCCTGCCGTCCCTGCGTGAGCGCCTGGGCGGCCTCGACCCCGCACCGGTCATCGACCCGTACACCATCGACCGCTCGGTGGACCGCTACCGCCGAGGCAAGCGCAACCTCGAAGCGGTCTGCACGGAGTACGGCGTCGCGCTCGACACCGCCCATGACGCCTGTGCCGACGCGCTCGCCGCGGCCCGGCTGGCCTGCGCGATAGCCGTGCGCCACCCGAAGGTCGCGGCCCTCGGACCGGCGGAGCTCCACCACCGCCAGATCGAGTGGTATGCCGAGTGGGCGGCGGACTTCCAGAGCTTCCTGCGCCGCAAGGGCGACGCGACGGCCGTGGTCGACGGCGTCTGGCCGCTGCGCGAGCCGGCCGACGAGACGGTGTGA